Proteins found in one Spirochaetota bacterium genomic segment:
- a CDS encoding DUF1848 domain-containing protein yields MNIISASRRTDFPVFFFEYFLRCLKNGFIEVKNPYNYKQNKNVSLKDDDVSFFVFWTRNPINIIKNIKLLKKYKFYVLVTINPYTEEIEPAFSDKNLFLNYFKELSSLIGKDRVVWRYDPILISKKYSYNFHFEKFEEYSSILNKFTNKVIISFLQFYKKNIKKLIKENIIDINFEKKISILSNFSSISKNYNLKIELCCDEINLLIKKQLFTNFDNIKSSKCIDCNIINNIYGTKYNEIKDKYQRKFCNCDKSIDIGQYHTCKYGCIYCYAK; encoded by the coding sequence ATGAATATTATTTCAGCTAGCAGAAGAACTGATTTCCCTGTTTTCTTTTTTGAATATTTTTTAAGGTGTTTAAAAAATGGATTTATTGAAGTTAAAAATCCATATAACTATAAACAGAATAAAAATGTATCCTTAAAAGATGATGATGTTTCTTTTTTTGTTTTTTGGACAAGAAATCCAATTAATATTATAAAAAATATTAAATTATTAAAAAAATATAAATTTTATGTACTTGTTACTATAAATCCATATACAGAAGAAATTGAGCCAGCTTTTAGTGATAAAAACTTATTCTTAAACTATTTTAAAGAATTAAGTTCTTTAATAGGAAAGGATAGAGTTGTATGGAGATATGATCCAATATTAATTTCTAAAAAATACTCTTATAATTTTCACTTTGAAAAGTTTGAAGAATACTCATCTATTCTTAATAAATTTACAAATAAAGTTATAATAAGTTTTCTACAATTCTATAAAAAGAACATAAAAAAATTGATAAAAGAAAATATAATTGATATTAATTTTGAAAAAAAAATTTCTATTCTTAGCAATTTTTCATCAATTTCTAAAAATTACAATTTAAAAATTGAATTATGTTGTGATGAAATAAATTTACTTATTAAAAAACAATTATTTACAAACTTTGATAATATTAAAAGTTCTAAATGTATTGACTGTAATATAATTAATAACATTTATGGCACTAAATACAATGAAATAAAAGACAAATATCAAAGAAAATTTTGCAATTGTGACAAAAGTATAGATATTGGGCAATACCATACCTGTAAATATGGTTGTATCTATTGTTATGCAAAATAG